A window of the Mucilaginibacter sp. cycad4 genome harbors these coding sequences:
- a CDS encoding NAD+ synthase: MKIALAQLNYHVGNFESNTNKIIDHIIKAKNHGADLVVFAELCVCGYPSRDFLEFDEFIGLCDEAAKKIAEVCVGIACIIGLPTPNHKTEGKDLSNSAYFIENGEVKAVVNKALLPNYDVFDEYRYFEPSTEFNCIEFKGKRIALTICEDLWNTIENPLYITRPMDTLIHQGPHIMINIAASPFAYNHDEERIEILSDNASRYKLPLLYVNHVGAQTELIFDGGSLIFDNTGKLIDEMPYFEESMAYYTLNDDNTLTFDHPTTIKTERPGDIEQIYQGIILGIRDYFYKSGFKQAILGLSGGIDSAVVCALAAEALGPQNVMAVLLPSRFSTDHSLKDAQDLVDNLGCKHEIVPIKSITEAFETALNPQFDGLPFNIAEENIQSRSRAVLLMAMCNKFGYILLNTSNKSEAAVGYGTLYGDMCGGLSVIGDVYKTQVFELARYINRDKEIIPINSIVKPPSAELRPDQKDTDSLPEYDVLDKILAEYIENRCSSAEIIRMGYDEATVRRVIKLTNSAEHKRYQTPPILRVSPKAFGMGRRMPIVGKYLS; the protein is encoded by the coding sequence ATGAAAATCGCGTTAGCACAACTTAACTATCACGTAGGTAATTTTGAATCGAACACTAATAAAATCATCGATCATATCATCAAGGCAAAAAATCATGGCGCCGACCTGGTGGTATTTGCCGAGCTATGCGTTTGCGGTTATCCCTCACGTGATTTTTTGGAGTTTGATGAATTTATAGGCTTGTGCGATGAAGCAGCTAAAAAGATAGCCGAAGTATGTGTGGGTATAGCCTGTATCATAGGCCTGCCAACTCCTAACCATAAAACCGAAGGGAAGGACCTGAGCAACTCGGCTTATTTTATTGAAAATGGCGAGGTGAAAGCCGTAGTAAACAAGGCCCTGCTGCCTAATTACGATGTGTTTGATGAGTATCGCTATTTTGAGCCGTCGACCGAGTTTAACTGTATCGAGTTTAAAGGCAAGCGTATAGCCCTTACTATTTGTGAAGATTTGTGGAATACCATCGAGAACCCGCTGTATATTACCCGCCCAATGGATACCCTCATTCATCAGGGCCCGCATATTATGATCAATATAGCTGCGTCTCCATTTGCTTATAACCACGATGAGGAGCGTATCGAGATCCTGAGTGATAATGCCAGTCGTTATAAACTGCCTTTGCTATATGTTAACCATGTAGGAGCTCAAACCGAATTGATATTTGACGGAGGTTCGCTGATATTTGATAATACCGGCAAGCTGATTGACGAAATGCCTTATTTTGAGGAGAGCATGGCTTACTACACTCTGAATGATGATAATACATTAACTTTTGATCACCCCACAACAATAAAAACCGAGCGCCCAGGCGATATCGAACAGATTTACCAGGGGATTATCCTGGGCATTCGTGATTATTTTTATAAATCGGGCTTTAAGCAGGCAATTTTAGGCTTGTCAGGTGGCATTGATTCAGCCGTAGTATGTGCTTTGGCTGCTGAAGCCCTCGGTCCGCAAAATGTGATGGCTGTGTTGCTGCCTTCACGCTTTTCAACAGATCATTCATTGAAAGATGCGCAGGATTTGGTCGATAACCTTGGTTGCAAGCACGAAATAGTGCCCATTAAAAGCATTACCGAAGCGTTTGAAACAGCGTTAAATCCGCAGTTTGATGGCTTGCCTTTTAATATCGCGGAGGAAAACATCCAATCGCGCAGCAGGGCTGTTTTATTAATGGCAATGTGCAATAAGTTCGGATATATTTTGCTGAACACCAGCAACAAAAGCGAAGCTGCCGTAGGTTACGGTACTTTGTATGGCGATATGTGCGGCGGTCTCTCTGTTATTGGCGATGTTTACAAAACCCAGGTTTTTGAGCTTGCGCGATACATTAACCGCGATAAGGAGATCATACCGATCAATTCCATCGTTAAACCGCCATCGGCCGAGTTAAGACCCGATCAAAAAGATACCGACTCATTACCCGAATACGATGTGCTTGACAAGATCCTGGCCGAGTATATCGAAAATCGTTGCTCATCGGCCGAAATTATCAGGATGGGGTATGACGAGGCAACCGTTCGCCGGGTTATCAAGCTTACTAATTCGGCCGAGCATAAGCGTTACCAAACACCACCTATTTTAAGGGTATCGCCAAAAGCATTTGGCATGGGCCGCAGGATGCCTATTGTAGGTAAATACCTGTCGTGA
- the gldB gene encoding gliding motility lipoprotein GldB, with protein MNPTRYIAKQIYLIFSIALILSGCTRNKKIDVSNINVDVKIERFDHDFDAMRSKPMALQAAYLQKQYGNFYPDFIERILQVGGTKDTTYFKALHQVFAGKAYNDLKHDADAAFPNMDQQNASLTEAFKYIKYYYPQKSLPKVYAYISGFQAQTAIGDGYFGVGIDLFLGADSRFYPSLTNTFPHYISRWFTPDNITPRVVEGMAREDMFPEDDNDKALLNKMIYNGKIMYFMDRVLPDMADSTKIRYTTEQLKWCNEFEGKIWGYFLEQNLLYETDYQKIQKYLTEAPFTPGLGEKNESAPKLAVWTGWQIVRKYMDKHPDVTLPQLMADKDAQKLLNDSGYHPK; from the coding sequence ATGAACCCTACCCGGTATATAGCAAAGCAAATTTACTTAATTTTTTCCATCGCCCTGATATTAAGCGGCTGTACCCGCAACAAAAAAATTGATGTAAGCAATATCAATGTTGATGTTAAAATTGAGCGGTTCGACCATGACTTTGATGCCATGCGCAGCAAACCAATGGCTTTACAGGCTGCGTACCTGCAAAAACAGTATGGCAATTTTTATCCCGATTTTATTGAACGCATTTTACAGGTTGGCGGGACTAAGGATACCACCTATTTTAAAGCTTTACACCAGGTATTTGCCGGCAAAGCCTATAATGACCTGAAACACGATGCCGATGCTGCTTTTCCTAATATGGACCAGCAGAATGCCAGCCTTACGGAAGCATTTAAATACATTAAATATTATTACCCTCAAAAATCCCTGCCAAAGGTATATGCCTATATTTCGGGCTTCCAGGCACAAACTGCTATTGGTGATGGATATTTTGGCGTAGGGATAGATCTTTTCCTGGGTGCGGATTCGCGTTTTTACCCTTCACTTACCAACACCTTTCCGCATTACATTTCCAGGTGGTTTACCCCCGATAATATTACACCACGGGTAGTTGAAGGTATGGCACGCGAGGATATGTTCCCGGAAGATGACAATGACAAGGCACTTCTTAATAAAATGATCTATAACGGCAAGATCATGTATTTTATGGACAGGGTGCTGCCCGATATGGCTGATAGCACCAAGATCCGCTATACTACAGAACAATTAAAATGGTGCAATGAATTTGAAGGTAAGATCTGGGGATACTTTTTAGAACAAAACCTGCTGTACGAAACCGACTACCAGAAAATTCAGAAATACCTTACCGAAGCTCCTTTTACTCCCGGCCTTGGCGAAAAGAATGAATCGGCACCAAAGCTTGCCGTTTGGACAGGCTGGCAAATAGTAAGAAAATATATGGATAAGCACCCTGACGTTACGCTGCCTCAACTGATGGCCGATAAGGATGCCCAAAAGCTCCTGAATGACTCGGGATATCACCCCAAATAA
- a CDS encoding transposase: MKQAFCLRNQLPKSIFVSIGHKYIFYEHDQLYFVSFATVNWIDVFVRRIYCDIVVDSLKYCIENKGLELYAWCIMSSHVHLIISTERGNLSDILRDLKRHTSKTILKAIAENIQESRRDWLLWMFERAGKRNANNEQYQFWQQNNHPVELSTHQMLIQRLDYLHNNPVESGAVEYPPEYLYSSAKDYYLDRGGLLPVIWLS; the protein is encoded by the coding sequence ATGAAGCAAGCATTCTGCTTGCGAAACCAATTACCTAAATCTATATTCGTATCAATTGGCCACAAATACATTTTCTATGAACATGATCAACTTTACTTTGTAAGCTTTGCCACGGTAAACTGGATAGACGTTTTTGTGCGACGAATTTACTGCGACATCGTAGTTGATAGCCTTAAATATTGCATAGAAAATAAAGGACTGGAATTATATGCCTGGTGTATCATGTCGAGCCATGTTCATTTGATTATTAGCACAGAAAGAGGTAATTTATCTGATATCTTACGCGATTTGAAAAGGCACACATCCAAAACAATTTTGAAAGCCATTGCAGAAAACATTCAGGAGAGTAGGCGCGATTGGTTATTATGGATGTTTGAGCGCGCCGGGAAACGTAATGCCAACAATGAGCAATATCAATTTTGGCAGCAAAATAATCATCCCGTGGAATTGTCAACGCACCAAATGCTCATACAACGGTTGGATTATCTGCACAATAATCCGGTTGAATCGGGTGCAGTTGAATATCCGCCTGAATATTTGTATAGCAGTGCTAAGGATTACTATTTGGATCGGGGTGGCTTATTGCCGGTTATTTGGTTAAGCTGA
- the atpG gene encoding ATP synthase F1 subunit gamma → MANLKEVRNRIKSVSSTQQITKAMKMVSAAKLKRATNAIIQLRPYASKLKDLLANLSASLEDNTSPYLQEREPVRVLVVVVSSNRGLAGAFNANVIKTANNLIAEKYPKQLAAGNVSIVAIGKKSQEFYQRRKYNVIGNNNDLYLDLNFENTSKITEAIMQGFVNGDYDRVELVYNHFRNAAVQYLVTEQLLPVPKAEKKEEVKAANVDYILEPSQQEIVEQLIPKNIKIQLYRAVLDSNASEHGARMTAMDKATENAGELLKSLKLSYNQARQAAITTELTEIVSGAAALSGGN, encoded by the coding sequence ATGGCTAATTTAAAAGAAGTAAGAAACAGGATCAAATCTGTATCATCAACCCAGCAGATAACCAAGGCTATGAAAATGGTTTCGGCTGCTAAGTTGAAACGTGCTACCAACGCTATTATTCAGCTGCGCCCTTACGCAAGTAAGTTAAAGGACCTGCTGGCTAATTTATCTGCAAGTTTGGAGGATAATACTTCTCCTTACCTTCAGGAGCGTGAGCCTGTGCGTGTATTGGTGGTTGTGGTATCATCAAACCGTGGTTTGGCCGGTGCTTTTAACGCTAACGTTATTAAAACTGCCAATAACCTGATTGCCGAAAAATATCCTAAACAGCTTGCTGCGGGTAACGTTTCGATTGTTGCTATCGGTAAAAAAAGCCAGGAATTTTATCAAAGGCGCAAGTACAATGTAATTGGTAATAATAACGACCTGTACCTTGACCTTAACTTTGAAAATACTTCAAAAATTACTGAGGCTATTATGCAAGGTTTTGTTAACGGCGATTACGACCGTGTAGAACTGGTGTATAACCATTTCCGTAACGCGGCTGTGCAGTACCTTGTTACTGAACAATTGTTGCCTGTACCAAAAGCTGAGAAAAAAGAAGAGGTTAAGGCAGCTAACGTTGATTACATTCTGGAGCCATCACAACAGGAAATTGTTGAGCAACTGATCCCTAAAAATATCAAGATCCAACTATACCGCGCTGTGTTGGATTCAAATGCATCTGAACATGGTGCCCGTATGACAGCGATGGATAAAGCAACCGAAAATGCCGGTGAACTTTTGAAATCATTGAAACTATCATACAACCAGGCCCGTCAGGCAGCTATCACTACCGAGCTTACCGAGATCGTGAGTGGTGCAGCAGCCCTTTCAGGCGGCAATTAA
- the atpA gene encoding F0F1 ATP synthase subunit alpha codes for MVEVRPDEVSAILRQQLAGFKSESELEEVGTVLQVGDGIARVYGLTKVQSGELVEFGTGLQGIVLNLEEDNVGVVLLGKSDDIKEGDTVKRTNRIASINVGEGMLGRVVDTLGAPIDGKGPITGQTYEMPLERKAPGVIYRQPVTEPLQTGIKAIDAMIPIGRGQRELVIGDRQTGKTAVCIDTIINQKEFYDAGKPVICIYVACGQKASTVANIVRTLEENGAMPYSIVVAANASDSATMQFFAPFAGAAIGEYFRDTGRPALIIYDDLSKQAVAYREVSLLLRRPPGREAYPGDVFYLHSRLLERAAKINSNDSIAQQMNDLPESIRGIVKGGGSLTALPIIETQAGDVSAYIPTNVISITDGQIFLESNLFNAGVRPAINVGISVSRVGGNAQIKSMKKVAGTLKLDQAQFRELEAFSKFGSDLDASTKNVLDKGIRNVEILKQGQYSPVTVEKQVAIIYLGTKNLMRNVPVNKVREFETEFTDQLEARHPEVLAALKAGKFDDQLTGVLETVAKELAGRY; via the coding sequence ATGGTAGAGGTAAGACCAGACGAAGTATCAGCAATTTTGCGTCAGCAGTTGGCCGGCTTCAAGTCAGAATCTGAATTAGAAGAAGTGGGTACTGTACTCCAGGTGGGTGACGGTATCGCACGCGTTTATGGATTAACTAAAGTACAGTCGGGTGAGTTGGTTGAGTTTGGCACAGGATTGCAAGGCATCGTACTTAACCTTGAAGAAGATAACGTGGGTGTGGTATTGTTAGGTAAATCTGACGATATTAAAGAAGGTGATACCGTTAAACGTACCAACAGGATTGCATCAATCAACGTAGGCGAAGGTATGCTTGGCCGTGTTGTTGATACCTTAGGTGCCCCTATTGATGGTAAAGGCCCAATCACTGGTCAAACCTATGAGATGCCGCTTGAGCGTAAAGCTCCGGGCGTAATCTACCGTCAGCCGGTAACCGAGCCATTGCAAACCGGTATCAAAGCTATCGACGCGATGATCCCTATCGGCCGTGGCCAGCGTGAGTTGGTTATCGGTGACCGTCAAACCGGTAAAACTGCGGTTTGTATCGATACCATCATCAATCAAAAAGAATTTTACGATGCAGGTAAACCTGTTATCTGTATATATGTAGCCTGCGGACAAAAAGCATCAACTGTTGCTAACATCGTTCGTACGCTTGAAGAGAATGGCGCTATGCCTTACTCTATCGTAGTTGCCGCTAACGCTTCAGACTCTGCTACCATGCAGTTCTTTGCTCCGTTTGCAGGCGCTGCTATCGGCGAGTACTTCCGTGATACAGGTCGCCCTGCTTTGATCATCTATGATGACTTGTCAAAACAGGCGGTTGCTTACCGTGAGGTATCGTTGTTATTACGTCGTCCACCGGGCCGTGAGGCTTATCCGGGTGACGTATTTTACCTGCACAGCCGTTTATTAGAGCGTGCCGCTAAGATCAATTCAAATGATTCTATCGCACAGCAAATGAATGACCTTCCTGAGTCTATCAGGGGCATCGTTAAAGGCGGCGGTTCATTAACAGCGCTTCCGATCATTGAAACACAAGCAGGTGACGTATCTGCATACATCCCAACTAACGTAATTTCGATTACTGACGGTCAGATCTTCCTGGAGTCGAACTTGTTCAACGCGGGTGTTCGTCCGGCTATCAACGTAGGTATTTCGGTATCACGTGTAGGTGGTAACGCACAGATCAAATCAATGAAGAAAGTTGCCGGAACCTTGAAACTTGACCAGGCACAGTTCCGTGAACTTGAGGCTTTCTCAAAATTCGGTTCAGACCTTGACGCTTCAACCAAAAACGTGTTAGACAAAGGTATCCGTAACGTAGAGATCCTTAAACAAGGTCAATATTCGCCGGTAACCGTTGAAAAACAAGTTGCTATCATTTACTTAGGTACTAAAAACCTGATGCGTAATGTACCTGTAAACAAGGTAAGGGAATTTGAAACAGAATTTACCGACCAGTTAGAAGCACGTCACCCGGAAGTTTTAGCTGCCCTTAAAGCAGGTAAATTTGACGACCAGCTTACCGGCGTACTGGAAACAGTGGCTAAAGAACTGGCAGGAAGGTATTAA
- the atpH gene encoding ATP synthase F1 subunit delta encodes MSEITVATRYAKSIIDLAQEQGIVSEIKADMDLFLKTLKGSPELVAVLANPIVSHSKKIKILDEIFLNKVNKATIAFFKLMVNKGRGEVLYFTAGEYINLYNVKNHITKAKITSATALSEANKATLVAELQQSVGGTVVLETKVDPALIGGFVLTIGDRQVDTSIAASLKKMKKEFAVQA; translated from the coding sequence ATGTCAGAAATCACGGTAGCAACCAGGTATGCCAAATCGATCATTGATCTTGCACAGGAACAAGGAATTGTTTCAGAGATCAAAGCCGATATGGACCTTTTCTTAAAAACCCTGAAGGGAAGCCCCGAACTGGTAGCAGTATTGGCTAATCCAATTGTATCTCACTCTAAAAAGATCAAGATCCTTGATGAGATATTTTTAAATAAGGTTAACAAAGCTACTATCGCTTTCTTTAAGCTAATGGTTAACAAAGGCCGCGGCGAAGTATTATACTTTACCGCCGGTGAGTACATTAACCTGTACAATGTTAAAAATCATATTACTAAAGCTAAGATAACATCGGCTACTGCGCTTTCTGAAGCTAATAAAGCAACATTGGTTGCCGAATTACAACAGTCAGTTGGCGGTACAGTTGTACTGGAAACCAAAGTTGACCCGGCATTGATCGGCGGCTTTGTGTTAACTATAGGCGACAGGCAGGTTGATACCAGCATTGCTGCAAGCCTGAAAAAAATGAAAAAGGAATTTGCTGTTCAGGCATAA
- the atpF gene encoding F0F1 ATP synthase subunit B: MDLVMPDWGLVVWTSVTFLFLLILLRAFAWKPIMAAIGDRERSIEDALLKAEAAKEEMSRLTNENESLIKQARAERDLILSEARKAKEQIVSDAKELAHKEGARMIELARVEINNQKAIALADVKNQVATLSLEIAEKILRRQFEDQQQQDELVSQLLKEVKL, encoded by the coding sequence ATGGATTTAGTAATGCCTGATTGGGGTTTGGTTGTATGGACATCCGTAACCTTTTTATTCTTACTTATTTTACTGAGGGCATTTGCCTGGAAACCGATCATGGCTGCCATTGGCGATCGTGAGCGTTCAATTGAAGATGCTTTATTAAAAGCAGAAGCTGCCAAAGAGGAAATGAGCCGTTTAACCAATGAAAACGAATCATTGATTAAACAAGCCCGTGCCGAGCGTGACCTGATCCTGTCTGAAGCCCGAAAAGCCAAAGAGCAAATAGTATCTGATGCTAAAGAGCTTGCACACAAAGAAGGCGCACGTATGATTGAGCTTGCCCGTGTTGAAATTAACAACCAGAAAGCTATCGCTTTGGCCGATGTTAAAAACCAGGTAGCTACCTTATCATTAGAAATTGCCGAGAAGATCCTTCGCAGGCAATTTGAAGATCAACAGCAGCAAGACGAGTTGGTAAGCCAGTTATTAAAAGAAGTGAAGTTGTAA
- the atpE gene encoding ATP synthase F0 subunit C, with amino-acid sequence MVGSIAALGAGLAVIGAGIGIGQIGGKAMEGISRQPEAASKIQTAMIIAAALVEGVALFGVIVALLGNK; translated from the coding sequence ATGGTTGGAAGTATTGCTGCATTAGGTGCAGGTTTAGCAGTTATCGGTGCAGGTATTGGTATCGGTCAAATCGGTGGTAAAGCGATGGAAGGTATCTCTCGTCAGCCGGAAGCTGCTTCAAAAATTCAGACTGCCATGATCATCGCTGCCGCACTTGTTGAAGGTGTTGCTCTTTTCGGTGTGATCGTTGCACTTTTGGGTAACAAATAA
- the atpB gene encoding F0F1 ATP synthase subunit A produces the protein MDFSHILNSKKITLGIILSVFSLFVTLNANAVQEKNESSTTVESKEKEKFDPNEAILEHIADSHYFHIGGKVAIGLPVILYTNGGLEVFSASEFEHGEKAHQGKYHNYALIKDKIKVVGADGTTIDETAKIFDLSITRNVFSMWMSVILLIIIFVSVAGSYKKRVGKAPKGLQSLLEPLILFIRDEVALPNIGYKYAKFMPLLLTMFFFILINNLIGMIPIFPGGSNLTGNIAVTMVLAVITLIVVNFNGNKYYWKHIFAPDVPFWLYPIMWIVELAGIISKPFALMVRLFANIMAGHVIVLALISLIFIFQTLWVSPVSIAFALFIDVLELLVAFLQAFIFTMLTALFIGSAVEEHHH, from the coding sequence ATGGATTTTAGCCATATTTTGAACTCAAAAAAAATCACCTTAGGTATCATTTTAAGCGTTTTTTCGCTGTTTGTAACGTTAAATGCTAACGCTGTACAAGAAAAAAATGAGTCATCAACAACTGTTGAAAGTAAAGAAAAGGAAAAGTTTGACCCTAATGAAGCCATCCTTGAGCACATTGCCGATTCGCACTATTTTCATATAGGTGGTAAGGTTGCTATTGGTTTGCCCGTTATACTTTATACAAACGGCGGACTGGAAGTGTTTTCGGCTTCAGAATTTGAGCATGGTGAAAAAGCCCACCAGGGTAAATACCACAATTATGCTTTAATTAAGGATAAGATTAAAGTTGTTGGCGCCGATGGTACAACTATTGATGAAACCGCAAAGATCTTTGATCTGTCAATTACCCGCAACGTGTTCTCCATGTGGATGTCGGTAATATTGCTGATCATCATATTTGTTAGCGTGGCAGGCTCATACAAAAAACGTGTGGGTAAAGCGCCTAAGGGTTTGCAATCATTATTGGAGCCACTTATCCTGTTTATCCGTGATGAGGTAGCGCTTCCAAACATTGGTTACAAGTACGCTAAATTTATGCCGCTGCTATTGACTATGTTTTTCTTTATCCTGATCAATAACCTGATTGGTATGATCCCGATTTTTCCCGGAGGTTCAAACCTTACAGGTAATATCGCGGTAACGATGGTGCTTGCGGTTATTACCCTTATCGTGGTTAACTTTAATGGTAACAAATATTACTGGAAGCACATTTTTGCTCCGGATGTTCCATTTTGGTTATATCCGATCATGTGGATTGTTGAGCTTGCCGGTATCATTTCAAAGCCTTTTGCGTTAATGGTGCGTTTGTTTGCAAACATCATGGCGGGCCACGTTATCGTATTGGCATTAATCTCTTTGATTTTCATATTCCAGACACTTTGGGTATCACCGGTATCAATAGCCTTTGCTTTGTTTATCGATGTGCTTGAGTTGCTGGTAGCTTTCCTGCAGGCTTTCATCTTTACAATGCTTACTGCGTTGTTTATAGGCAGTGCTGTTGAGGAGCATCATCATTAA
- a CDS encoding AtpZ/AtpI family protein: protein MPENEQNNEDEVGKPLSAYAKYSSIGFQMVVIIGIFTFAGYKIDEAGKHDVKWATAILALVGVFIALFIVIRSVKN from the coding sequence ATGCCCGAAAATGAACAAAATAACGAAGATGAGGTAGGTAAGCCTTTAAGCGCTTATGCTAAATACAGCAGCATCGGTTTTCAGATGGTGGTTATCATAGGCATTTTTACCTTTGCAGGCTATAAGATTGATGAAGCCGGCAAGCATGATGTAAAATGGGCTACTGCCATCCTTGCCCTTGTCGGGGTATTTATTGCTTTGTTCATCGTTATCAGATCAGTTAAAAATTGA
- a CDS encoding transglycosylase domain-containing protein — MRTTNTRFNSKNQLQPADIRRYNWYIWRIVLALFAFVVMMITLTIFDVFGQLPSFRDLENPKSNQATEIISSDKQVLGTYYIQNRSNVTYRELSPNVINALVATEDKRFYDHSGIDFGRSFTIFAHLLIGQKQGGSTITQQLALNLFSERSANPFKRIIQKLQEWVTAVKLERHYTKEEILTMYLNTVDFGAYNTYGIKSAARTYFNTTPDKLTPDQAALLIGMVNGPGIYSPIRHPDNALRRRNLVLNRMAEQNYLSEGQVEEYKRKPLGLDFHQNNHFDGLAPYFRSVLKKELQKIFKEQNINRPDGSPYDLDRDGLKIYTTIDATMQQYAEDAQRDYMKDLQAQFNNHWHGRNLYKSIHNFKFLLDQGMQKSDRYKQLKQQEKSDEEIEENFKTKTTINLFTWHGSIDTLMRPIDSIIYSKMLLRNALMSMDPTTGYVKAWVGGTNFEHFKYDQVKNGTRQVGSTAKPFTYAVAIDNGYSPCMKINNVPDTIRGYGAPWCPRSSPSETLPGFITLRQALAHSQNWVTAHVMGEVKPEPVVDLIKKMGITSAVPPYPSICLGTFDASVFEMTAAYSAFANHGLWTEPTYILRIEDKNGNVLYTHTPRVVQAMNPQTAYVMTYMLKGVIEDGTGSRLSYKYGLRNPIGGKTGTTQNNSDGWFIGITPQLVTGLWTGCEDRDIAFQSTRLGEGANSALPIFAMYMKKVYANAALGIKKNVDFDAPANGVSIILDCGAYNQQQQGTTEVDKKLGF; from the coding sequence ATGAGAACCACTAACACAAGGTTTAACTCGAAAAATCAACTCCAGCCTGCCGATATAAGAAGATACAACTGGTACATATGGCGTATTGTGCTTGCCCTTTTCGCTTTTGTGGTTATGATGATAACACTCACTATTTTTGATGTGTTTGGCCAGCTGCCTTCGTTCCGCGATCTGGAAAACCCCAAGAGCAACCAGGCTACAGAGATAATCTCGTCTGACAAGCAGGTATTGGGTACTTATTATATTCAAAACCGTTCGAATGTTACTTACCGCGAGCTATCGCCAAACGTGATTAACGCTTTGGTTGCTACCGAGGATAAACGTTTTTATGACCATTCGGGTATTGACTTTGGCCGAAGCTTTACCATTTTCGCGCATTTGCTCATCGGGCAAAAGCAGGGCGGCAGTACCATAACACAACAGCTGGCGCTTAACCTTTTTTCAGAGCGATCTGCCAATCCCTTTAAGCGGATCATTCAAAAACTACAGGAATGGGTGACGGCCGTTAAACTTGAACGTCATTATACCAAAGAAGAGATCCTGACCATGTACCTTAACACGGTTGACTTTGGCGCTTACAACACTTATGGTATCAAATCGGCCGCACGTACTTATTTTAACACTACGCCCGATAAACTAACACCCGATCAGGCCGCCCTGTTAATAGGTATGGTTAACGGCCCCGGCATTTATTCGCCTATCCGCCACCCGGATAATGCACTTAGAAGGCGCAACCTGGTGCTAAACCGTATGGCCGAACAAAATTACCTGAGCGAAGGCCAGGTTGAAGAATATAAACGCAAGCCCCTTGGTCTTGATTTTCACCAGAACAATCATTTTGACGGCCTTGCTCCTTACTTCCGTTCGGTATTGAAGAAAGAGCTTCAAAAGATCTTTAAAGAACAAAACATTAACCGTCCTGATGGCTCACCTTACGATCTTGACCGCGACGGCTTAAAAATATATACCACCATTGATGCCACCATGCAGCAATATGCCGAGGATGCGCAGCGTGATTATATGAAAGACCTGCAGGCTCAGTTCAATAATCACTGGCACGGCCGCAACCTATACAAAAGCATCCACAACTTTAAATTTTTGCTTGACCAGGGCATGCAAAAATCTGACAGGTACAAACAACTGAAACAACAGGAAAAATCTGACGAGGAAATTGAAGAAAACTTCAAGACTAAGACTACCATCAACCTGTTTACCTGGCATGGCAGTATCGATACCCTGATGCGGCCTATCGATTCGATCATTTACAGCAAAATGCTGCTCCGCAACGCCCTTATGAGTATGGATCCTACAACCGGCTATGTTAAAGCCTGGGTTGGCGGTACCAACTTCGAGCATTTTAAGTACGACCAGGTAAAGAACGGCACACGCCAGGTGGGTTCTACAGCCAAACCGTTTACCTATGCTGTAGCTATTGATAACGGGTACTCGCCATGTATGAAAATTAACAACGTGCCAGATACCATTCGTGGTTATGGCGCGCCATGGTGCCCGCGCTCATCGCCATCCGAAACTTTGCCGGGCTTTATTACTTTAAGGCAGGCCCTGGCGCACTCACAAAACTGGGTTACCGCTCACGTTATGGGCGAGGTTAAGCCTGAGCCAGTTGTTGACCTGATCAAGAAAATGGGTATCACAAGCGCTGTTCCGCCTTATCCGTCAATTTGCCTGGGCACGTTTGATGCCTCTGTTTTTGAGATGACGGCCGCTTACTCTGCCTTTGCCAATCATGGCCTGTGGACGGAGCCTACTTATATTTTACGCATTGAAGATAAAAACGGGAACGTGCTGTATACCCATACTCCGCGCGTAGTACAAGCCATGAACCCGCAAACGGCCTATGTAATGACCTATATGCTTAAAGGTGTTATTGAAGATGGTACCGGCTCAAGACTAAGCTACAAATATGGTTTGCGCAACCCCATCGGCGGTAAAACAGGTACAACACAAAACAATTCAGACGGTTGGTTTATAGGTATAACCCCACAACTGGTTACCGGCTTATGGACAGGTTGCGAAGATCGTGACATTGCCTTCCAGAGCACGCGTTTGGGCGAAGGTGCCAACAGTGCCCTGCCGATATTTGCCATGTATATGAAAAAGGTATATGCCAATGCAGCTTTAGGTATTAAAAAGAATGTTGATTTTGATGCCCCTGCAAATGGTGTAAGCATCATACTGGATTGCGGAGCCTACAATCAGCAACAACAGGGAACTACCGAGGTGGATAAGAAATTAGGATTTTAA